Proteins found in one Brachypodium distachyon strain Bd21 chromosome 5, Brachypodium_distachyon_v3.0, whole genome shotgun sequence genomic segment:
- the LOC100838752 gene encoding AT-hook motif nuclear-localized protein 10 — protein MDGREQQQQQARVSSPPAAGGVMMPQHAYGAAPAMPPGSANVMHGMPLGFNPMSSPGASSSMKPAEMPGAMYRPDSAPPGMQQTSGAGAIVVSGSGGGELVKKKRGRPRKYGPDGSIGYVPKPVAGATSEAGAGSNSNPDGKRRGRPPGSGKKKQLAALGSSGTSFTPHIITVKPNEDVASKIMSFSQQGPRTTCILSANGALCTATLRQPATSGGIVTYEGHFDILSLSGSFLLAEDGDTRSRTGGLSVALSGSDGRIVGGCVAGMLMAATPVQVVVGSFIAEGKKPKEEQQKREPSSAPMHTAGFGAPSAASPPSDGTSSDHSDDPGSPMGPNGSTFNNAGHPMQASYAPAGWSLPGNQGRYDPDLKIMTD, from the exons ATGGACGGCCgggaacagcagcagcagcaggcacgcgtgagctcgccgccggcggctggcggcgtCATGATGCCGCAGCACGCCTACGGTGCCGCGCCGGCGATGCCACCGGGTTCCGCTAATGTTATGCACGGGATGCCGCTGGGCTTCAACCCCATGTCTTCGCCAGGAGCCTCGTCGTCCATGAAGCCAGCGGAGATGCCGGGGGCCATGTACCGGCCTGATTCTGCCCCGCCGGGCATGCAGCAGACCAGTGGCGCCGGTGCCATCGTggtcagcggcagcggcggtggggagctcgtgaaaaaaaagagggggAGGCCGAGGAAGTATGGGCCGGACGGAAGCATCGGTTACGTGCCGAAACCTGTCGCCGGAGCGACCTCTGAAGCCGGTGCTGGTTCGAACTCGAACCCTGACGGGAAGCGCAGAGGGCGCCCGCCTGGTTCCgggaaaaagaaacaattggcCGCTTTAG GTTCTTCAGGGACATCATTTACTCCTCACATAATAACCGTGAAGCCTAATGAG GATGTTGCTTCAAAGATAATGTCTTTTTCTCAACAAGGTCCACGTACTACATGTATACTCTCAGCAAACGGTGCGCTGTGCACAGCAACACTCCGTCAACCAGCAACCTCTGGTGGCATCGTGACATATGAG GGCCACTTTGATATTCTCTCCCTGTCGGGCTCATTTCTTCTTGCGGAGGATGGTGACACTCGTAGTAGGACAGGTGGTTTGAGTGTGGCACTCTCTGGAAGTGATGGACGTATTGTAGGAGGTTGTGTTGCTGGAATGCTAATGGCTGCGACGCCTGTCCAG GTTGTGGTGGGCAGTTTCATTGCTGAAGGTAAAAAGCCCAAGGAAGAACAACAGAAACGCGAGCCAAGTTCTGCGCCAATGCACACTGCTGGCTTTGGTGCACCCTCAGCTGCCAGTCCTCCATCCGATGGAACATCAAGCGATCACTCTGATGACCCGGGGAGCCCCATGGGACCTAATGGCAGCACGTTCAACAACGCAGGCCATCCCATGCAAGCTTCATATGCTCCAGCGGGCTGGTCGCTTCCTGGGAATCAAGGCCGCTATGATCCAGACCTGAAGATAATGACAGACTGA
- the LOC100829987 gene encoding heavy metal-associated isoprenylated plant protein 4 gives MGGETKVEIFEEKTAVYKVHVHCGQCARDIETQFTEFHGVQEVKLDAGSGKVTVRGVGFDVEKLRVKVSNGCRKHVEYIPPREDIITEIKTKEEELTIITVKVHLHCPDCAVRVREILLEHKHIYAAKTDFGKNQCVVEGVIEETKLTEYIYQRTRKQCTIVKVEKKIRIVEVKKKKKEEEVVKVAEQVAEAVEEAVKEVVAPYFIPCTHPHFVDYSHPRRRGGCSPCGGGYGGYGGGYGDGFGGGGCGGGGGYGSYTHSELRGYQDTSFLHCSHPVEFLSYEDPNACSVM, from the exons ATGGGGGGAGAGACCAAGGTGGAGATCTTTGAGGAGAAGACGGCCGTGTACAAGGTGCACGTCCACTGCGGGCAATGCGCGCGCGACATCGAGACGCAATTCACTGAGTTCCACG gggttcagGAGGTGAAGCTGGACGCCGGGTCAGGGAAGGTGACGGTGAGGGGCGTCGGCTTCGACGTCGAGAAGCTCAGGGTCAAAGTGTCCAACGGCTGCCGGAAGCACGTTGAGTACATACCTCCCCGCGAAGACATAATCACCGAGATCAAGACCAAAGAGGAG GAGCTGACGATCATAACCGTGAAGGTTCACTTGCATTGCCCTGACTGCGCAGTCAGGGTCAGAGAGATTCTACTCGAGCACAAGC ATATCTACGCGGCCAAGACAGACTTCGGCAAGAACCAGTGCGTCGTGGAGGGGGTCATCGAGGAGACGAAGCTCACCGAGTACATCTACCAGAGGACGCGGAAGCAGTGCACCATCGTGaaggtggagaagaagatccgcatcgtggaggtgaagaagaagaagaaagaagaggaggttGTTAAGGTGGCCGAACAGGTCGCCGAGGCCGTCGAGGAGGCGGTCAAGGAGGTCGTCGCCCCGTACTTCATCCCCTGCACGCACCCGCACTTCGTCGACTACTCGCacccgcggcgccgcggcgggtGCTCGCCGTGCGGTGGTGGGTATGGCGGCTACGGTGGTGGATACGGCGACGGCTTCGGCGGTGGTGgctgcggtggcggtggtggctaTGGATCGTACACGCACTCTGAGCTCAGAGGGTACCAGGACACGTCGTTCCTGCATTGCTCGCACCCCGTTGAGTTCCTCAGTTATGAGGACCCGAATGCCTGCTCCGTGATGTAG